One segment of Monomorium pharaonis isolate MP-MQ-018 chromosome 6, ASM1337386v2, whole genome shotgun sequence DNA contains the following:
- the LOC118646304 gene encoding uncharacterized protein LOC118646304: protein MAYRASVTNAFGNLKQRFRQLYHFKLRDIIRMVQVVHACCVLHNMANANDLQLFEPPVNENQPDPDAVNARINMAVDADIPQDNQQGRELRDEICRQLAAQAQ from the coding sequence ATGGCTTATAGAGCCAGCGTTACAAATGCATTTGGCAATTTGAAACAGCGATTTCgtcaattatatcattttaaattgCGGGATATAATTCGAATGGTTCAGGTTGTGCATGCGTGTTGTGTTTTGCATAATATGGCAAATGCTAATGATCTTCAGTTATTTGAACCACCTGTCAATGAAAATCAACCAGATCCTGATGCTGTAAATGCACGGATCAATATGGCTGTAGATGCCGATATACCTCAAGATAATCAACAAGGACGAGAACTTAGAGACGAAATATGTAGACAGCTTGCTGCACAAGCACAATAA
- the LOC105840404 gene encoding putative nuclease HARBI1 has protein sequence MDRLNAEIFNNILESESDFSSDEEDYEQIVLEPPHILFDENNDVDVGQVLQPLQVVQRVHRVKILNYIDNVVSAYVENDFIMHFRLSRQVTNELIGHFTTSATFLALQAHAGYEPISAEKHIISFLWYVGHESAGYRDVADRFGITISALHNVISRVTNFLMSIAPNVIRFPTLQERELTKQFYLQQKRFPGIIGAIDGSHIRIDKPLEDKDSYINRKQFFSIQLQGIVNHEQKFLNVFIGYPGSVHDARVFRESPVYNNLDILCEDDGYLLGDSAYPCLQRLIVPYRDNGHLTRAQINFNQRLSSCRVVIENV, from the exons ATGGATAGGTTAAAtgcagaaatttttaataacattttggaATCTGAGTCTGATTTTTCATCTGATGAAGAGGATTATGAACAGATTGTTCTTGAACCACcgcatattttatttgatgaaaataatg ATGTGGACGTTGGACAAGTATTACAACCATTACAAGTTGTTCAAAGAGTGCATCGTGTAAAAATTCtcaattatattgataatgttGTTAGTGCATACGTTGAGAATGATTTTATAATGCACTTTCGACTATCCCGGCAAGTGACCAATGAACTGATCGGTCATTTTACAACATCTGCAACTTTTTTGGCATTACAAG ctCATGCCGGATACGAGCCTATTTCTGCagaaaaacatattataaGTTTTCTTTGGTACGTTGGACATGAAAGTGCTGGCTATCGAGATGTGGCGGATAGATTTGGCATCACCATAAGTGCATTGCATAATGTTATATCTCGggtcacaaattttttaatgtctatcGCACCAAATGTTATCAGATTCCCTACATTACAAGAAAGAGAGCTTACCAAACAATTTTACCTTCAGCAAAAGAGATTTCCTGGAATAAtag gTGCCATAGATGGATCACACATTAGAATCGATAAACCGTTGGAAGATAAAGATTCATATATCAATagaaaacagtttttttctATCCAATTACAAGGTATTGTTAACCACGAACAAAAGTTTCTCAATGTATTTATCGGTTATCCTGGATCGGTTCATGATGCCAGAGTTTTCAGGGAATCGCCTGTATACAATAACCTGGATATACTTTGTGAAG ACGATGGATACTTACTTGGAGACAGTGCGTATCCTTGTTTACAACGATTGATTGTGCCATATAGAGATAATGGACATTTAACACGggctcaaattaattttaatcaaagatTAAGTTCATGTCGAGTTGTCATCGAAAATGTGTAA